In Rhizobium sp. ARZ01, a genomic segment contains:
- a CDS encoding thermonuclease family protein, which produces MLRAVLVLKGMKWRDLVVAAAILALMVLVAARLDDPAGTDLFSGTARAADGDTLTMSGRRIRLSGMDAPELAQPCRRDDTEWYCGAAARSHLAELIRRGAITCNFKGTDRYNRTLARCRAGEDDLGERMVRDGLAVSYGDYEGAEALARAERKGLWSGTFERPQEWRRQHGRPQEEPHEADGGYLTMVLRLIGLD; this is translated from the coding sequence ATGTTGAGGGCGGTTCTGGTGCTAAAGGGCATGAAGTGGCGCGACCTTGTTGTCGCGGCCGCCATTCTGGCATTGATGGTTCTGGTGGCTGCACGGCTGGATGATCCCGCAGGCACCGACCTGTTCAGCGGAACAGCACGCGCGGCCGACGGTGATACGCTGACGATGAGCGGACGCCGCATCAGACTTTCGGGGATGGATGCGCCGGAACTCGCGCAGCCCTGCCGAAGGGATGACACGGAGTGGTATTGCGGCGCTGCTGCGCGCTCGCACCTGGCCGAGTTGATTCGCCGCGGCGCTATCACCTGCAACTTCAAAGGAACAGATCGATACAATCGGACGCTGGCGCGTTGCCGGGCCGGCGAGGATGATTTGGGCGAGCGCATGGTGCGCGATGGTCTTGCGGTTTCCTACGGCGACTACGAGGGTGCGGAGGCCCTCGCGCGGGCGGAGCGCAAGGGGCTCTGGAGCGGAACATTCGAGCGGCCGCAGGAATGGCGCCGCCAGCACGGCCGGCCGCAAGAGGAGCCCCACGAGGCAGACGGAGGATACTTGACGATGGTGCTGCGGCTGATCGGTCTGGATTGA